The genomic DNA AGGCGCGCACCGCACTCCGGCGAGCGACGCGCCGCGCCCGCTCGCTCAGGGCGCATTTCACCCCGGTCGCCAACCGGCTGGCGAGGATGGGCAGGTCGCGCAGGAGCATGAACATCACGACCATGGAGACCAGTCCGAGAAAGACGAAGACCACCCAGTTCAGGCCCTCGAAAAGCATGCTTTCCGCGCCGTCGGTGCGCAGGCTCCTGGCCAGGCGCTGGCCATACAGAAGCGCGGCCACGGCCAGCCAGGCCGCGAACCGTCGGCCCCGGCTCACGGGCAGGGGCATGATCATCCGCCAGCCCAGGTACAGGGTCAGCAGCGTGGCGACGGCAAGAACGATGTAGGACCACATGGCCATGTGTTTCAGCTCCGGTTGGATTGGGATGATTTTTATATGATGGGGACCGGGACGGGCCTTGTCAATGCACTGCACAAGACTGCACGCCCGGCCTGGAACCGGACCGCCCCCGGCGCAGCAAGTCCCATGCCGCAAAACCAGCGGGAAATCGGCCCGCCCCGGACACGCGCCCACCCGCCCTAGGGGTTCCTGGACTGACAGGCAAACCGGGAAAATGTCACGATTTCATTGTTCCTTGCGCTGTGGAATGGAGCCAAAAAATTGTTCCCAACCCGTACCCCTTGTGGTAAGTCAGTTTCACCCGCGCGACACCCCGCTTTTCCATACCATCCACCCTGCCCGCTGTCGAAAACCGATCACATCGGAATCAGCGACTTTTTTTTCTAAACTTGTTCTAGAAAAAAGTTAAATATATGGGCAAGCAGAGATTGATCACATCTGTTGATAACTTTTTGTGAATTCTAATAAACGCCAATAATCGCCTGTAATCGCCAGCCACGGCTTGGCTGGTCATTTTTTTCTCAAAATCCCCCTGTACAAAAAACACCGTGTGAGATATCTATGCAGACATGTTCCGGCAGCTTCTGCGGCCTTTGGGAAGAGACTCCGGAACCGCGAGCGACACTGTGCAGGGGGAGCATTCGTGCCGTTCGAGCCGACACCCTCCCGGCGTTGCGACCGGGCATATTTTTTTTCGAGCATGAGGAGAAAGGGGAGAATGATGCGGATAAACGAACCCGCCGAGGCCTGGAAATACGTGCGCGGTTTCGAGAACCTGAGCCTATGCGACTGGCCCGGTCTCCACTCCTGCATCATCTTTCTGGGCGGCTGCAACCTGCGCTGCCCCACCTGCCACAACGGACAGCTCGCCTGGGACATGCACACCCTGCCTATCATCGAACCCCCGCGCATCAAGGCCTATCTGCGTGATCGGGCCGGATGGCTGGACGGCGTCACCGTCACAGGCGGGGAGCCCACCACGGTGCCCGGTCTTGCCGGGCTGCTCTTCGAAATCAGGCAGTCGGGCCTGCCCGTCAAGCTCGACACCAACGGCATGCGGCCTGACATGGTCCGCGAGCTCTTGAGCCTGGGGCTGGTCGATGTCTTTGCCGTGGATGTCAAGGGCCCCTTTGCCAAATATCCCGCCCTGACCGGCCACGCCGTGTCCGAGATCGCGGCCAGGGCCAACCTTGAGCGCATCTTCGGCCTGGCCGCTGCCCGGCCCGAAGCCTTCTACTTCCGCACCACCCAGGTGCCGGGCCTGACCGAGGACGACCTCGCCACCGCGCGTGGCTATCTGCCGCCGGATTTCACACTGACGATTCAAAAGTATGTACCCCCTCATACCCATGTGCCCCCAAGGAGGACGCAGGAGAATGCCCAGCCAAATCATGAAGAGAGACGGCCGGTTGGAAACGTGGTCAACTGACCGCATCGCCCAGGCCATTTTCAAGGCGCTCGCCGCCAGCGGGATCAAGGACCCTCTCCTCGCCAAACGCCTCGCCAGAAAAGTCGAGAAGAAACTCGACGGGATGGAGATTCCCGAGCAGGAACACGTCCAGAACACGGTCGAACAGATTCTCATGGAGTCGCGCCAATACGACATCGCCAAGAAATACATCCTCTACCGGGAGAAGCGCCGCCAATTGCGCTCCCAGAAGGCGGCTTACCTCGACATCAAGGATGTCATCGACACCTACCTTGATCAGGCCGACTGGCGCGTCAATGAAAACGCCAACATGACCCACTCCTTCCAGGGCCTCATGCTCCACCTGTCAGGCACGGTCCAGGCGCGCTACGCCCTGGAGAAGTATCCCGAGGAGATCCGGCAGGCCCACGAGCACGGATATTTCCATATCCACGATCTTTCCTTCGGCCTGGCGGGCTATTGCGCCGGATGGTCCCTGCGCGACCTGCTCCTTGAGGGCTTCAACCTTGAGGGCCGCGCCTCGGCGGGTCCGGCCAAGCATTTTGACACCGCGCTGGGGCAGATGAACAACTTCCTGGGCACCCTGCAAAACGAATGGGCCGGGGCCCAGGCCTTCAACAACGTGGACACCTACCTCGCCCCCTTCATCCGCCACGACAAGCTGTCCTATGATCAGGTGCGCCAGTGCATGCAGAAATTCGTGTTCAACCTGAACACCACCTCGCGCTGGGGCGGCCAGTCGCCCTTCACCAACCTCTCCTTCGACCTCGTGGCCCCCAAGCACATCGCCAGCGAACCGGTCATCATCGGCGGCAGGCTCGACGACACGCTGACCTACGGCGACTACGCGGTGGAAATGGCCATGATCAACAAGGCCTACATCGAGGTCATGCTTGAGGGCGACCACCACTCGCGCATTTTCTCGTTCCCCATCCCCACCTACAACGTCACCGAGGACTTTCCCTGGGAATCCGAGATCGGCGAACTGCTCATGCAGCTGACCGCCAAGTAC from Pseudodesulfovibrio aespoeensis Aspo-2 includes the following:
- a CDS encoding anaerobic ribonucleoside-triphosphate reductase activating protein; the encoded protein is MMRINEPAEAWKYVRGFENLSLCDWPGLHSCIIFLGGCNLRCPTCHNGQLAWDMHTLPIIEPPRIKAYLRDRAGWLDGVTVTGGEPTTVPGLAGLLFEIRQSGLPVKLDTNGMRPDMVRELLSLGLVDVFAVDVKGPFAKYPALTGHAVSEIAARANLERIFGLAAARPEAFYFRTTQVPGLTEDDLATARGYLPPDFTLTIQKYVPPHTHVPPRRTQENAQPNHEERRPVGNVVN
- a CDS encoding ribonucleoside triphosphate reductase translates to MPSQIMKRDGRLETWSTDRIAQAIFKALAASGIKDPLLAKRLARKVEKKLDGMEIPEQEHVQNTVEQILMESRQYDIAKKYILYREKRRQLRSQKAAYLDIKDVIDTYLDQADWRVNENANMTHSFQGLMLHLSGTVQARYALEKYPEEIRQAHEHGYFHIHDLSFGLAGYCAGWSLRDLLLEGFNLEGRASAGPAKHFDTALGQMNNFLGTLQNEWAGAQAFNNVDTYLAPFIRHDKLSYDQVRQCMQKFVFNLNTTSRWGGQSPFTNLSFDLVAPKHIASEPVIIGGRLDDTLTYGDYAVEMAMINKAYIEVMLEGDHHSRIFSFPIPTYNVTEDFPWESEIGELLMQLTAKYGVPYFQNFISSDLKPEDVRSMCCRLQMDLRELRNKTGGLFGAGDLTGSIGVVTLNLPKLAYLAQSEDDFLELITEYAGLAKDSLEYKRKVINNNLDAGMFPWSRRYLKNGYKGHFSTIGLLGGHDACLNLIGKGIETEGGVRLMRRVLNHLRRLTAAFQEETGNLYNLEATPAEGTSYRLAKIDKELYADIKTQGNGTPYYTNSTALPVGISNDVLYALEHQNQLQPLYTGGTVFHTFLGEAVTDPKSLKNFILKAFTKTKIPYISITPTFSICKEHGYILGEHFDCPTCGQEAEVYTRIVGYYRPVSRWNKGKQEEYTDRVVFSDCLCS